From a region of the Haloferax volcanii DS2 genome:
- a CDS encoding TATA-box-binding protein, protein MVEIVNVVASGALNVELDLERLADDIGEPVARYDPDKYPGMYLRFEEDAPLITVYRTGKFIITGADSEDESYSLRERFLNLFAEMDVIENPEDEWFAVQNYVCTGELDQNLNLNALAIGLGLEKTEYEPEQFPGLIYRPEGAEGVVLLFATGKVVITGCRSIESAEEIFAGLTETVSEFL, encoded by the coding sequence ATGGTAGAGATTGTAAATGTCGTCGCATCAGGTGCTCTGAATGTCGAACTCGATTTAGAACGCCTCGCTGACGACATCGGTGAGCCGGTCGCTCGCTACGACCCGGACAAGTACCCAGGGATGTACCTTCGATTCGAGGAGGATGCGCCGCTGATAACGGTCTATCGCACGGGTAAATTCATCATCACCGGCGCAGACTCCGAGGACGAATCCTACTCGCTCCGAGAGCGATTTCTGAATTTGTTCGCCGAAATGGACGTTATTGAGAACCCCGAGGACGAGTGGTTCGCCGTCCAGAATTACGTCTGTACTGGAGAACTAGACCAGAACCTCAATCTGAATGCGCTCGCCATCGGACTGGGTCTCGAGAAGACCGAGTACGAACCGGAACAGTTCCCCGGTCTAATTTATCGCCCCGAGGGCGCAGAAGGTGTAGTACTGCTCTTCGCTACAGGTAAGGTTGTTATCACGGGCTGTCGGAGTATCGAATCAGCCGAGGAGATTTTTGCGGGCTTGACAGAGACGGTCTCTGAATTTCTCTAA
- a CDS encoding type I restriction endonuclease subunit R, which yields MADKGTDPEDEAREVIDTQLKEAGWKDLEEEGGDTGFEREYSTSSGPVDYALLVSGKPIAVVEAKEAQKDAYAALTQSKRYAQDIGTGENYAGRYGVPFVFTANSDEVWFQDLREEAPRERKLRSFHRPDGLEQFLNTDYKAAKEWLEDTPIRESDSNLWDNQFEAIQSIEESLQENKRRMLVQMATGTGKTRMACAQTYRLLKSGYVNSVLFLVDRNSLGNQAESAFKNYDVGPAMKLSDIYIIEQVEDGVYPENADIVIATLQGMYSLLENHDELDIPQDAFDFIISDESHRSIYGDWRVVLNHFDALQLGLTATPATHTLSYFNENWVYQYGYWQAVDDGHVVPYETYRIQTGITMDGLYYEDEEYEPGDLENKITVPSTNRLIAEEFRKQSGEDEKTLVFAKNDRHATELEKIFREVYSDKDDRYVKKITYTTDDPDGWIKRFRNQKYPKIAVTVDMVSTGVDVKPIENIIFIRPTRSAVLYNQMIGRGTRTCDEIGKEKFTIYDCIGIVDYFSETPPFNTYRPDGTVDEEKSGQKEREDDEDDEIIVADDVQDHLEFSGYMFETKDGQELRPDDYVTHFERYVRQNQSEIEAIKIIMESPEALKRKHLRELNRKLQDEPEKFSEEKLQKAYGQEMTDIIGFIKHALGEDEFPTTEDRVERAFSAWMQDKDFTEQEREWLNLLKRHFVQEKVIKKEDFNYVPFSRHGGWNSAAEAFGGEEELKDVLQELNEDVILA from the coding sequence ATGGCTGACAAAGGAACCGACCCCGAAGACGAAGCCCGAGAGGTCATCGATACCCAGCTAAAAGAGGCAGGCTGGAAAGACCTCGAAGAAGAGGGAGGCGATACGGGTTTCGAACGGGAGTATTCCACTTCTTCTGGTCCCGTTGATTACGCTCTTCTGGTCTCAGGAAAGCCCATCGCGGTCGTAGAAGCGAAAGAAGCCCAGAAAGACGCCTATGCCGCTCTAACCCAATCCAAACGATACGCACAGGATATCGGTACGGGTGAGAACTACGCTGGCCGGTACGGCGTCCCCTTCGTGTTCACCGCGAACTCAGACGAAGTGTGGTTTCAGGACCTTCGAGAGGAGGCCCCGCGTGAACGGAAACTCCGTAGTTTCCACCGACCTGATGGACTCGAACAGTTCCTCAATACCGACTACAAGGCTGCGAAGGAGTGGCTAGAGGATACCCCTATTCGAGAGTCCGACTCGAACCTCTGGGATAACCAGTTTGAGGCAATCCAGAGTATCGAAGAGTCCCTTCAGGAAAACAAGCGGCGGATGCTCGTTCAGATGGCGACTGGAACCGGGAAGACCCGGATGGCCTGCGCTCAAACCTACCGCCTCCTGAAATCCGGCTACGTCAATAGCGTTCTCTTCCTCGTTGACCGCAACAGCCTCGGGAATCAGGCTGAGAGCGCATTCAAAAACTACGACGTCGGCCCGGCGATGAAGCTAAGCGACATCTACATTATCGAGCAGGTCGAGGACGGCGTCTATCCCGAGAACGCGGATATCGTCATCGCCACCCTTCAGGGGATGTACAGTCTGCTCGAAAATCACGACGAACTCGACATCCCGCAGGACGCGTTCGACTTCATCATCTCCGACGAGTCCCACCGCTCTATCTACGGGGACTGGCGCGTCGTTCTGAATCACTTCGATGCCCTCCAACTCGGTCTGACTGCGACCCCGGCGACTCACACGCTCAGCTACTTCAACGAGAATTGGGTCTACCAATACGGCTACTGGCAGGCGGTCGATGACGGTCACGTCGTCCCCTACGAGACGTACCGGATTCAGACGGGCATCACGATGGACGGCCTCTACTACGAAGATGAGGAGTACGAACCCGGCGACCTCGAAAACAAAATCACCGTTCCCTCTACGAACCGCCTCATAGCAGAAGAGTTCCGGAAGCAGTCGGGCGAGGACGAAAAGACGCTCGTGTTCGCTAAGAACGACCGTCACGCAACCGAGTTAGAGAAGATATTCAGGGAGGTCTACTCGGACAAAGACGACCGCTACGTCAAGAAAATCACCTACACGACCGACGACCCCGACGGCTGGATTAAACGATTCAGGAATCAGAAGTACCCGAAAATCGCGGTGACGGTTGATATGGTCAGTACGGGTGTTGACGTCAAACCTATCGAGAATATCATCTTCATCCGGCCGACTCGTTCCGCCGTCCTCTACAACCAGATGATTGGCCGGGGGACTCGAACCTGCGACGAGATTGGCAAAGAGAAGTTCACCATCTACGACTGCATCGGCATCGTCGACTACTTCAGCGAGACGCCGCCGTTCAACACGTACCGCCCGGATGGAACCGTCGACGAAGAGAAGTCCGGACAGAAGGAGCGAGAGGACGACGAGGACGACGAAATCATCGTCGCCGACGACGTTCAGGACCACCTCGAATTCTCGGGGTATATGTTCGAGACGAAGGACGGCCAAGAGCTACGGCCGGACGACTACGTCACTCACTTCGAGCGATACGTGAGACAGAACCAGTCCGAGATTGAAGCAATAAAGATAATAATGGAGTCCCCGGAAGCCCTCAAGCGTAAGCACCTCCGGGAACTCAATCGGAAACTTCAGGACGAGCCGGAGAAGTTCTCCGAAGAGAAGCTGCAAAAGGCCTACGGGCAGGAGATGACCGACATCATCGGCTTCATCAAACACGCCCTCGGTGAAGACGAGTTCCCCACGACGGAAGACCGGGTCGAACGGGCGTTTAGTGCGTGGATGCAGGACAAAGATTTCACCGAGCAAGAACGCGAGTGGCTGAACCTCCTCAAACGCCACTTCGTGCAGGAGAAAGTCATCAAGAAGGAGGATTTCAACTACGTGCCGTTCTCCCGGCATGGCGGTTGGAATTCCGCTGCGGAGGCATTCGGAGGAGAAGAGGAGCTGAAAGACGTGCTGCAAGAGCTTAACGAAGACGTGATATTAGCATGA
- a CDS encoding class I SAM-dependent DNA methyltransferase, producing MSRNNGKLDVEQKIWDICGILREDGMHIGTYVEQVTVLLFLKMMDEREQFGSESIEIPEDCQWSVLKEKDGEELLEHYNRVVLPTLGDQDGIVGDIFARVNSQFRTPVNLREAIREIDEVEWSAIEVDVKGTAYEALLQRYAEEAKGAGQYFTPRPAIKAIVKAVDPDHDDDIHDPAAGTGGFLIHAFEHILEKTNEGLDLSRDERRELMTENLSGMELVPETRRLGLMNLALHDLQPQNFEVGDSLSLGPHTDESYDVILTNPPYGGNQKKKRARDDFMVDTRSPELNFVQHNMSLLKQGGECGMVVPDGTLFQSGAAQRIRENLFEDFNVHTVLVLPIGAFQPYTNVATNVIFFEKGDSTEKVWFYDLRTEMEKIKKSNPLTEEHFEDFLENFDSREESEHYFSVSIEEIEENEHTLSYKQYKEFDDGDEVAPPEELLTELQSLQDTVRENTEAIMDELEDE from the coding sequence ATGAGTCGGAACAACGGAAAACTCGACGTCGAACAGAAGATTTGGGATATCTGTGGTATTCTCCGTGAGGACGGGATGCACATCGGGACTTATGTCGAACAGGTCACGGTGCTACTATTCCTAAAGATGATGGACGAGCGGGAGCAATTCGGTAGCGAGTCCATTGAGATTCCGGAAGATTGCCAATGGAGTGTGCTAAAAGAAAAGGATGGTGAGGAGCTCCTTGAGCATTATAACCGCGTTGTCCTTCCGACGCTCGGAGACCAAGACGGAATTGTTGGAGACATTTTCGCGCGAGTTAATAGTCAGTTCCGCACACCAGTCAACCTCCGTGAAGCTATTCGTGAAATTGATGAAGTAGAGTGGTCGGCGATTGAGGTTGATGTTAAGGGGACTGCATATGAAGCGCTTCTTCAGCGATATGCTGAAGAAGCAAAAGGGGCGGGCCAATATTTCACACCTCGACCAGCAATTAAGGCAATTGTCAAGGCAGTAGACCCCGACCATGACGATGATATACATGACCCAGCCGCTGGGACTGGAGGGTTCCTAATCCACGCTTTCGAACATATTCTTGAAAAGACAAATGAAGGGTTGGACCTGAGTCGGGATGAACGGAGAGAGCTAATGACAGAAAATCTCTCTGGAATGGAATTAGTGCCTGAAACCCGCCGACTAGGGCTAATGAACTTAGCACTTCACGATTTACAGCCTCAGAATTTCGAGGTGGGAGATTCATTATCGCTGGGTCCACATACGGACGAGTCGTATGATGTGATATTAACTAACCCGCCATACGGTGGAAATCAAAAGAAAAAGCGAGCTCGGGATGATTTTATGGTCGATACCAGAAGTCCCGAACTCAACTTTGTTCAACACAACATGAGCCTCCTCAAACAAGGGGGTGAATGTGGTATGGTCGTTCCAGATGGGACCTTGTTCCAGTCCGGCGCTGCCCAAAGAATCCGAGAGAACCTATTTGAGGATTTTAACGTCCATACTGTTCTCGTACTACCGATTGGTGCATTCCAACCCTACACCAACGTTGCAACTAACGTTATATTCTTTGAAAAGGGCGATTCAACCGAGAAAGTGTGGTTCTATGACCTCCGAACAGAGATGGAAAAAATCAAGAAAAGTAACCCTCTTACGGAAGAGCACTTTGAGGATTTCCTTGAGAATTTTGACTCTCGTGAAGAAAGCGAACATTATTTCTCTGTTTCAATAGAAGAAATTGAGGAGAACGAGCACACGCTCAGTTACAAGCAGTATAAGGAATTTGATGATGGTGATGAAGTTGCGCCTCCAGAGGAGCTTCTCACTGAACTGCAATCTCTACAAGATACTGTTCGAGAGAATACAGAAGCGATTATGGATGAGCTGGAGGACGAATAA